The genomic window AAAGCACTTGAAACAGAACTAAAAACACTTTTGCGTCCCAAACCTAACAAGCAAATATTGGGATTGAGACCCAAATTATTAATCTATAATCTGGCAGGAAAACCTAAAAAAGAAAAAGGAATTCGTCATTGGTTGCGAACCAAAGTAGGAGAAGCTCCAGTTTTATTCAGCCAAGTCGATTTAGAATACAATTCCTCCGTTTTAAGAAATTATATCGAAAATAGAGGCTATTTCAAAGCCAGAGCACAATCGGATTCTACCCGAAAAGGAGGTCGTGCTACAGCAGAATACAAAATTATCCTTTCCAAACAATACAAAATTAAGGAGATTTCTTTTCCAAATGATTCTACCGATTTAGGAAAAGCCATTAGCCGAACGCAACGAAGAAGCCTTTTGGTACCAGGCAATCCGTATGATTTAGAAACTATAAAATTAGAACGCGAACGCATAGATGCCCGACTCAAAGAAAAAGGATTTTATTTCTTTAATCCCGATTATATTTTGGCACAGGTTGACAGTACCAAAGGCAATCAAGAAGTGAATATCAAACTAAAAATAAAAGACGAAACACCAGACAAAGCCAAGCAAGCTTATACGATAAATAATATTATTGTATATCCCAATTATTCGATTTTAAAAGACAGTGCTACTTACAAAAAAGATGACATACTGCAATACAAAGATTTTACCATCATTGATTCGGCAAAAACCTTTAACCCTAGAGTCTATGATCGTACTTTGTATTTCAAAAAAGGTGATTTTTACAATCGAAAAAACCACAATCTATCCTTAAATCGATTTGTGAATTTAGGCACTTTCAAGTTTGTAAAAAACGAATTCAAAGTATCGGATTCAATTCCCAATACTTTGGATGCTTATTATTATTTGACCTTATTACCCAAAAAATTCATCCGTTTTGAGTTAGGAGCTAGCACCAATTCGGCTGGATATACTGGAACCAACGCAAAAATCAATTGGAATAACAGAAACTTTCTGGGCGGTGCTGAATTGTTCACCCTTTCTTTATTTGGTGGTGCCGATTTTCAGGTAGGTGGAAAAAATGGAGGCTACAATATTTATAGTTTTGGAGGAGAAGCCAGTTTAATATTGCCTCGATTAGTAGCACCTTTTACTTGGCAAAATTCCAGTGAATTTGTTCCTAAAACCAAAATGGCTATCAGTTATGAACGTCAAAACCGAGCGCAACTCTACTCACTAAATTCTTTCAAAACCTCTTTTGGTTATCTGTGGAAAGAAAGTGCGAGAGCTGAACACGATTTGAAAGTGGTAAACATCAATTATGTTAGTCCAAACGAAGTAACGGAATTGTACCAACAAGAAATTTTAGCCAATCCTTCACTTTCAAAAGTCATCGAAAAACAACTTATTTTCGGTCCAACTTACAATTATACGTTTACCAACACCATGCAAAAAAGGAAAAAAAACACTTTCTATTTTAATGGC from Flavobacterium eburneipallidum includes these protein-coding regions:
- a CDS encoding BamA/TamA family outer membrane protein is translated as MKMNYSKYLLLWCCFFILGCSNTKYLPKGDLLYTDGSVKIEDSIIKRKDRKALETELKTLLRPKPNKQILGLRPKLLIYNLAGKPKKEKGIRHWLRTKVGEAPVLFSQVDLEYNSSVLRNYIENRGYFKARAQSDSTRKGGRATAEYKIILSKQYKIKEISFPNDSTDLGKAISRTQRRSLLVPGNPYDLETIKLERERIDARLKEKGFYFFNPDYILAQVDSTKGNQEVNIKLKIKDETPDKAKQAYTINNIIVYPNYSILKDSATYKKDDILQYKDFTIIDSAKTFNPRVYDRTLYFKKGDFYNRKNHNLSLNRFVNLGTFKFVKNEFKVSDSIPNTLDAYYYLTLLPKKFIRFELGASTNSAGYTGTNAKINWNNRNFLGGAELFTLSLFGGADFQVGGKNGGYNIYSFGGEASLILPRLVAPFTWQNSSEFVPKTKMAISYERQNRAQLYSLNSFKTSFGYLWKESARAEHDLKVVNINYVSPNEVTELYQQEILANPSLSKVIEKQLIFGPTYNYTFTNTMQKRKKNTFYFNGELDLAGNITGLIRKANVKKGDTIQFFDVPFSQYIKVKADLRHYLKLGENSKLASRIIAGAGFAYGNNTEMPSSRQFVVGGANSLRAFRAQSIGPGIYQPTATNSTFLPDESGDIKLEFNTEYKTKLFSIVDGALFADAGNIWLLNENPNKLGGQFTKDFMKQIAVGVGAGLRFDFSFLVLRTDLAFPIRQPYPVNGSNWVIDNIDFGSGPWRKDNLILNIAIGYPF